ATGTCGGAACCGCGGCAAATACCCTGGCAGCTGGGAATGATGCACGCTTCACTGATGCGCGCACTCCGACTGGAAATGCAGGCGGAGATTTAAGCAGCACTTATCCGAATCCGACCGTTGCAAAAATCCAAGGCGTTGCTGTTTCTGCGACAGCTCCGACCTCTGGGCATTTTTTAAAGTTTGACGGTACTAATTGGTTATCTGCAGCCGTTGCAATTGGTGATGTTACGAATTTAACTTCGACATTAGGAACATACTTAACTACAACAGCTTTTAATACTGCTGTCGGAAGTGCTAACTGCGCTGCTCACCAAACTCCTTATTGGAATTCTGTGGCTGGGGCCTTTCAATGTCAGGCGATCAACGTATCTGTTGCTGGCGATGTCAGCGGTACGATTGGCGCAGTGGCAGTAAATAAAATTAAAGGCATTGAGGTTGATACAACGGGGCTAGCTAACAACCAAGTCCTTAAATATGACGGAACTAAGTTTGTTGCGGCTAATGATGTTTCTTCTGGCGGAACTGTGACCAGTGTCGCTACGGGTACGGGGCTTTCTGGTGGTCCTATTACTGGAACTGGTACAATTTCGTTAGCAAATACTTCGGTGACCGCTGGTTCCTATACTCGCGCTAATATCACTGTGGATGCCCAGGGTCGTTTGACTGCAGCGAGCAATGGTGCTGCGGTTAGTTTAACTGCTGATGTTAGTGGAATTCTGCCGGTGGCAAATGGCGGTACAGGTATTTCTACAGGTGGCAGTGCGAATCAAGTTTTGAAATGGGATGGTGGCACTAGCAAGTGGGCTCCGGCGTTTGTTAAATTAAGCGAACTTACTAATGCTTTGGGTGGAAGTGCTTTCAACGTTGCTGGTTGTACAGCAGCCCAAACCATGAACTGGAGTTCTATCACTGACAAGTTTGAATGTCAGAGTATCGCGATTGCCAACACTCAAGTTTCAGGCTTGGGAACTGCTTCAACGAAAGCTGCTGGCACCGCGGCTAATGAAGTACTGTTATTAGATGGCAGCGGAAGACTTCCTGCCAGTGCACTTCCTTCTACATTGGGGCAATGGGGTGTGTCTGGTACAAAACTTTTTTATGATGATGGTCCTATCGTTGCTGGTGGCTCTGCCACTACCTATACAGGAACTGGCCATCCGTTCATCGTTAAAGGTGATGCTGGTCAATACGCAGGTCTGATCATGGATCGTGGGAATAGTCTTGCTACTATGTACACCAATGGCTGGGATTTCGGGCTTGGTGAATGTACTGACACTACTTGTTCTGCGGCAACGGATATTCTTTATACCGACATGACGACCAATCGAATCGATCTTGGTATGGGTGGTTCAAGCAATGAGCTTACGATCTTGGCTTCCGGAAATGTTGGTATTGGTTCTAATTCCCCTTCTTTTAAGTTAGATGTGCAATCATCAGACGCTTTTCAACAACGTCTTTTCCACGCTTCAAATACCGCTTCAAACGGAGCCGCGCTGATGATGACTCGCACCCGAGGAACTGTTGGGACTAACTCGGCTGTGCTTTCTGGCGATACCTTAGGTGGTATTTACTTCCGTGGTCATGATGGTTCTGGCACTGGAACTACGACTGCAGCTATTGAAGTCACGGCTGAAGAAAATCATTCTTCAACCAATCGCGGCTCTAAGATGATCTTTGAAACGACGAAGAATGGCGCCGCTACCCGCCTTGAAAGAATGAGAATTGATTATAATGGACATCTGGGGGTTGGAACCACTGCACCTTATACTCAGTTAGAAGTTGCAAATTCCAACGACACGGCCACATATCCTTACATTACAATCAACAACAAAGGTACAACCACTAAAAGAACTGGAATCACTTTTAGAGCTGCCAACGTCCCTCAATATGAAATGGGGATTGATGCAAGCACCAACAATTCTCGTAACTTTTATATTTACGATTCAACGACGTCGACCCATCGGTTTAATATCGACGAATTAGGACGCGTCGGTTTAGGTGCTATGCCTGGAAGCATGTATGACAAACTGACCGTGAACGGTGGCGTTCGCGTTCTAAAAGGTCAACCTTCAGGCGATGATGGTGGTGCTGGCTTTGCTTTCCAATCGGATGGCGATACGGGAATGTTCGCGATCGGCGGTAATGCGAACTCAGGTAGTGATGTGATCTTTAAAACAGATAATTCTGAAAGATTAAGACTTTTCTATACGGGCGGGGTTCAGGTCGTTGGAAGTCTCTACCCTTCTACAGATGCCACAGTTAACTTAGGAGGCTCCGGCAATCGTTGGAACACCGTTTACGCCTCTAATGGAACTATCCAAACTTCTGATGAGCGTTTGAAAACTGAAATCCAAACTGTGGATTTGGGTTTAGATTTCATTAACTCCATTTCGGCAGTTAAATACCGTTGGAAGTCAGAAGGTGCTGAAGGAAAAATCCACTATGGATTTATCGCGCAGGATTTGAAAAAGAACATCGAAGATAAAACACGCGCCCCTGCTACAGCAACCGGCATCTTGGATAAAAGCAGTGAATACTATGGGGTCAGCTATAGCGAGTTGATTTCACCAGTTGTAAAAGCGATTCAGGAACTTTATCAAAAATATGTTTCCCAAGAAACTCGCCTTAATGCCCTTGAAAAAGAAAATCAGGAACTAAAATCTTATCTTTGTCAGAAGGATAAAGAAGCGCCTTTCTGCAAATAAAAACACAATACATTTAAAAAACTAAGGGACAGCAAATGCTGTCCCTTTTTCAATTTACGCACCGTAGACGTAAAAAAGAACCAGGCACCTTTTATTGTTTATGGGATTGAAACCGTTTAATTAAAGATTTATTCGCCGAAGCTGCATCAATCGCATCACTATTCCATGACGTTTGGATTTCTTCTTTTAGTACTTTAAAAACTAATTTGATATATGCGGCTTTTTCGTTGCCTGAATAGTTTTTTACCCAATGGTCAGCGAACAAGTACGATCTTGTTGGTGAAAGCATGTAATGAGCGGTTGTATCCTGCCACCCGTCTGCTGAATGATTATGACTAAAATCCCGAGCTTCAGCGGCATATAAATCTTTACCTTGGGCACCAGCAAACTCAATAGAATGTCTCATCGCCTGAGGGTCTTGAGCGTAAAGAACTGCCACTACATCAGCAAAGAGTTCATGGTAAGGAGCAATGATATTTAAGATTCGGGTTTGTTCTTGAGTATATTCAGACGCCTGGAAATAAACCTGCCCCAAATTTCTTTCAACGTCTTTAAGTTCAGCAGACAAAGCTTCACGCTGATTAGCTGGAGCTTGAGTTAAAAATTTATTTAAAAGAGCCCGCTTATTAGCTAATGAATAAATCATTTGGCTAGCAATAGTAGAATCCCGAATTTCTAATTGAAGCTGCTTGTAAGCAGGAATTTCGCGGGCTAACCATTCACTAAAGATCACATGACCATATTCATGGGCAAAAGTAACAAGGTTGGCTTGGTGAGATCTCAGGTGCTTTTCCTTATCAGCACTCTCAAAGTAAAGCTTCTCTGCCGAAGAAAGAATACCGATTCCATCATAAGAAGCGCCAGAAGCAGAATCTTTCAATGAAAGGAAAACTTTCTTATCAATAGGTGCCCATTTGTGGATTTCAGAAATAACTGGAGTATATAAAGAGGCAAACTGACAGGAAGACTGAGCTAACGTAGCAGCATCCTGCCAAAGCTCCACACCTGCAAAAGCAGAGATCTCAGGACAATGATTCTCCATAGGAATAGCGCCCATCTGCGCATGCACTTGAACAGCGAATAGACACACCAATGCCGTATAAATAAAACTAGAGCTTCTAAATCCCATCAAATTCCTCTAACTAAAAAACATATCAATATATATGCCCCAATTGACGCGGCGAAACCGTAAAAAGAAGCAGGCACCTTTCTGGTGTCTCGAATTGAGACGAAGCTACAAATTGCGGCTGGGGCCGGTAGTTCTTATCTACTGACGATTATGGGCACTTTCTTGCGAGTGTGACAGTTTGTCTTGCTAAACTTTGATAAGCCTCTATGCCCCTTCCTATTGCTTTAAATCGTAAAAATACCGGTCTGTTGCAAATAGTAAAGGGCTGGCGACTTTTTTGGGCCTTTGCAAACATCGTCTTATTTTTTGGCATCCTCATTGCTCCTAGAACCTCAGGATTAAAAAAACCGTGGAGGTTATATATATGGAATTCTTATTATCACTTGGTCGCGGCTTCACTTCTGCTGATGCTATTTGGATGTGGGCTATTTTAGCGGCACAAATCGTTTCTATCGCTATTATTGCTGAGCGTGCGATGGCTCTTTATGGTTCTCGTAAACCGAACCAAAAAGAAATCGCGAAGGTATTAGCTGAAGATATTAAAGCTGGTAACCTTGAGAAAGCTCTTCGCCGTTCATTGCAAATCGGTGCTCGTGAGCCAATGGGTGTTGTTGCATCTGCTGGTATCCAAGCAGCTATCGATCTTGGCGGCAAAGAAGAAATCCAACTTAAAATGGATGAAGTTCTATTAGAAGAAGCAACTCGCGTAGAAAAACGCATTGGCTTCCTTGCGATGTTTGCAAACGTTGCAACTTTATTAGGTCTATTAGGTACGATCACAGGTCTTATTCACTCTTTTGCGGGTATCTCGAACGC
This is a stretch of genomic DNA from Bdellovibrio reynosensis. It encodes these proteins:
- a CDS encoding tail fiber domain-containing protein encodes the protein MKHLITGTSLVGFLIFAASFANASPQELTYQGRIIKSDGTPLEYNQVSFQFEITSPNGHCVVYREQVDSIDMTNSGGVFDVPIGGGTQSYPNTGTFKLLDSFNNLASFACDGGSTYNAAAGDLRRLRVRFNDGTGWKTISPDNVIRSVPYAAHSLSSDKLGTNSPSDFVLKSAVTTCPANSFLTYDGTSFSCAGVAGASGGTVTNVTSANAYATVTNNTTSPVITLNVGTAANTLAAGNDARFTDARTPTGNAGGDLSSTYPNPTVAKIQGVAVSATAPTSGHFLKFDGTNWLSAAVAIGDVTNLTSTLGTYLTTTAFNTAVGSANCAAHQTPYWNSVAGAFQCQAINVSVAGDVSGTIGAVAVNKIKGIEVDTTGLANNQVLKYDGTKFVAANDVSSGGTVTSVATGTGLSGGPITGTGTISLANTSVTAGSYTRANITVDAQGRLTAASNGAAVSLTADVSGILPVANGGTGISTGGSANQVLKWDGGTSKWAPAFVKLSELTNALGGSAFNVAGCTAAQTMNWSSITDKFECQSIAIANTQVSGLGTASTKAAGTAANEVLLLDGSGRLPASALPSTLGQWGVSGTKLFYDDGPIVAGGSATTYTGTGHPFIVKGDAGQYAGLIMDRGNSLATMYTNGWDFGLGECTDTTCSAATDILYTDMTTNRIDLGMGGSSNELTILASGNVGIGSNSPSFKLDVQSSDAFQQRLFHASNTASNGAALMMTRTRGTVGTNSAVLSGDTLGGIYFRGHDGSGTGTTTAAIEVTAEENHSSTNRGSKMIFETTKNGAATRLERMRIDYNGHLGVGTTAPYTQLEVANSNDTATYPYITINNKGTTTKRTGITFRAANVPQYEMGIDASTNNSRNFYIYDSTTSTHRFNIDELGRVGLGAMPGSMYDKLTVNGGVRVLKGQPSGDDGGAGFAFQSDGDTGMFAIGGNANSGSDVIFKTDNSERLRLFYTGGVQVVGSLYPSTDATVNLGGSGNRWNTVYASNGTIQTSDERLKTEIQTVDLGLDFINSISAVKYRWKSEGAEGKIHYGFIAQDLKKNIEDKTRAPATATGILDKSSEYYGVSYSELISPVVKAIQELYQKYVSQETRLNALEKENQELKSYLCQKDKEAPFCK
- a CDS encoding MotA/TolQ/ExbB proton channel family protein, which encodes MEFLLSLGRGFTSADAIWMWAILAAQIVSIAIIAERAMALYGSRKPNQKEIAKVLAEDIKAGNLEKALRRSLQIGAREPMGVVASAGIQAAIDLGGKEEIQLKMDEVLLEEATRVEKRIGFLAMFANVATLLGLLGTITGLIHSFAGISNANPAEKATILSQGISLAMNTTAYGLIVAVPALIMYAVLQNRATRLTDDLNKGALNIFIQLGFHYEPVSNKKDVSSVSGR